In a single window of the Acipenser ruthenus chromosome 20, fAciRut3.2 maternal haplotype, whole genome shotgun sequence genome:
- the LOC117425223 gene encoding uncharacterized protein LOC117425223 isoform X2, with product MEMDSIDTGLQKPSEDVYSTINQPQGRRAGQGAHLSTAPAMEMDSIYTGLQKPSEDVYSTVNQTQDRREGQGVPPVKSSSRSSVTIALGAAVCVLLLAVIGMGIAKDYNSIKTMLDALKYDEYGWEVIGDFKMVAFLMGLCDRDDEWSDVRQKQEQKY from the exons ATGGAGATGGACAGCATTGACACTGGGCTGCAGAAGCCCTCGGAGGATGTCTACTCCACAATAAACCAGCCCCAAGGCAGGAGAGCAGGACAGGGGG CTCACTTGTCTACAGCACCAGCCATGGAGATGGACAGCATTTACACTGGGCTGCAGAAGCCCTCGGAGGATGTCTACTCAACAGTAAACCAGACCCAAGACAGGAGAGAAGGACAGGGGG TTCCCCCAGTCAAGTCCAGTTCTCGTTCCAGTGTCACCATTGCTCTGGGAGCTGCAGTGTGTGTCTTACTGCTGGCAGTCATCGGCATGGGGATAGCAA aggattacaacagcatcaagaccatgctggatgccttgaagtatgatgagtacggctgggaggtcataggagacttcaaaatggtggcattcctgatgggtctctgtgacagggatgacgagtggtctgacgtcaggcagaagcaggaacaaaaatactga
- the LOC117425249 gene encoding killer cell lectin-like receptor subfamily F member 2 has protein sequence MDSIYTGLQKPSEDVYSTVNQTQDRREGLGAPPVQPSSRSSVIFTLGAAVCVLLLAVIGMGIAFLLCHAHSNPESSNLPGQENKKDVSKSLQHCTSDLSKYTKRLHKIFCGDPNTGKEAEQCELCPEKWKKGHNGSCYFISTQYDSWDFANESCSKLGAHLAVIADKEELKTIQNVSTGGYYYWIGLSRKWSDGQWRWVDNTLHDQNKIAFHDTPNQDQRCGCMKNDSVYSELCRPLMRWICEREAVRF, from the exons ATGGACAGCATTTACACTGGGCTGCAGAAGCCCTCGGAGGATGTCTACTCAACAGTAAACCAGACCCAAGACAGGAGAGAAGGACTGGGGG CTCCACCAGTCCAGCCCAGTTCTCGTTCCAGTGTCATCTTTACTCTGGGAGCTGCAGTGTGTGTCTTACTGCTGGCAGTCATTGGCATGGGGATAGCAT ttctgCTGTGTCACGCTCACAGCAACCCCGAGTCAAGCAATCTGCCTGGTCAGGAGAATAAAAAGGATGTCAGCAAATCACTCCAGCACTGTACCAGTGACCTTAGCAAGTATACGAAGAGACTCCACAAGATATTCTGTGGGGATCCTAACACTGGGAAGGAAG CAGAGCAGTGTGAACTCTGTCCAGAGAAATGGAAGAAGGGACATAATGGAAGCTGTTACTTCATTTCCACACAATATGATTCTTGGGACTTTGCTAACGAGTCCTGTTCCAAACTCGGGGCTCATCTTGCTGTGATTGCGGACAAGGAGGAACTG AAGACCATACAGAATGTTTCAACAGGTGGTTACTATTACTGGATTGGACTGAGTAGAAAGTGGAGCGATGGGCAATGGCGATGGGTTGATAACACGCTGCATGATCAGAACAA GATTGCATTTCACGATACACCAAACCAAGACCAGCGTTGTGGATGTATGAAAAATGATTCAGTATATTCCGAATTATGTCGGCCACTTATGCGATGGATCTGTGAACGGGAGGCTGTGCGCTTTTGA
- the LOC117425250 gene encoding killer cell lectin-like receptor subfamily B member 1B allele A isoform X1 — protein MREKAMEEEVTYADIKFSKIAAEEVTGVPDSAAASTPPAHRAVPPVQSSSLSSVTIALGAAVCVLLLAVIGMGIAILLCHNHSNPDDARKPLQQCASDLSKFKNVIRKTFCVDPNTGKEAEPCELCPEGWKKGYNGSCYFISTQYASWDFANESCSKLGAHLAVIEDKEELKTMDSATRGSYYWIGLSRREGDWKWRWVDNTQLDEKKVSFTPNQYQHCACVYSGSLNPGYCRSIYQWICEREAVRV, from the exons atgAGAGAGAAGGCGATGGAGGAAGAGGTGACCTACGCAGATATCAAATTCTCTAAAATCGCAGCAGAGGAGGTTACAGGAGTCCCCGATTCAGCAGCAGCCAGCACCcctccagcacacagagcag TTCCACCAGTCCAGTCCAGTTCTCTTTCCAGTGTCACCATTGCTCTGGGAGCTGCAGTGTGTGTCTTGCTCTTGGCAGTCATCGGCATGGGGATAGCAA ttctgCTATGTCACAATCACAGCAACCCTGATGATGCCAGGAAACCTCTCCAGCAGTGCGCCAGTGACCTCAGCAAGTTCAAGAATGTCATCAGGAAGACATTCTGTGTGGATCCTAACACTGGCAAGGAAG CAGAGCCATGTGAACTCTGTCCGGAGGGGTGGAAGAAGGGATATAATGGAAGCTGTTACTTCATTTCCACACAATATGCTTCTTGGGACTTTGCTAACGAGTCCTGTTCCAAACTCGGGGCTCATCTTGCTGTGATTGAGGACAAGGAGGAACTG AAGACCATGGACAGTGCTACAAGAGGTTCCTATTACTGGATTGGACTGAGTAGAAGAGAGGGAGACTGGAAATGGCGGTGGGTTGATAACACTCAGCTTGATGAGAAGAA GGTTTCATTTACACCAAACCAATACCAGCATTGTGCATGCGTGTACTCTGGTTCTTTAAATCCAGGGTATTGTCGCTCAATTTATCAGTGGATCTGTGAGCGGGAGGCTGTGCGTGTTTAA
- the LOC117425250 gene encoding killer cell lectin-like receptor subfamily B member 1B allele A isoform X2 — protein sequence MREKAMEEEVTYADIKFSKIAAEEVTGVPDSAAASTPPAHRAVPPVQSSSLSSVTIALGAAVCVLLLAVIGMGIAILLCHNHSNPDDARKPLQQCASDLSKFKNVIRKTFCVDPNTGKEEPCELCPEGWKKGYNGSCYFISTQYASWDFANESCSKLGAHLAVIEDKEELKTMDSATRGSYYWIGLSRREGDWKWRWVDNTQLDEKKVSFTPNQYQHCACVYSGSLNPGYCRSIYQWICEREAVRV from the exons atgAGAGAGAAGGCGATGGAGGAAGAGGTGACCTACGCAGATATCAAATTCTCTAAAATCGCAGCAGAGGAGGTTACAGGAGTCCCCGATTCAGCAGCAGCCAGCACCcctccagcacacagagcag TTCCACCAGTCCAGTCCAGTTCTCTTTCCAGTGTCACCATTGCTCTGGGAGCTGCAGTGTGTGTCTTGCTCTTGGCAGTCATCGGCATGGGGATAGCAA ttctgCTATGTCACAATCACAGCAACCCTGATGATGCCAGGAAACCTCTCCAGCAGTGCGCCAGTGACCTCAGCAAGTTCAAGAATGTCATCAGGAAGACATTCTGTGTGGATCCTAACACTGGCAAGGAAG AGCCATGTGAACTCTGTCCGGAGGGGTGGAAGAAGGGATATAATGGAAGCTGTTACTTCATTTCCACACAATATGCTTCTTGGGACTTTGCTAACGAGTCCTGTTCCAAACTCGGGGCTCATCTTGCTGTGATTGAGGACAAGGAGGAACTG AAGACCATGGACAGTGCTACAAGAGGTTCCTATTACTGGATTGGACTGAGTAGAAGAGAGGGAGACTGGAAATGGCGGTGGGTTGATAACACTCAGCTTGATGAGAAGAA GGTTTCATTTACACCAAACCAATACCAGCATTGTGCATGCGTGTACTCTGGTTCTTTAAATCCAGGGTATTGTCGCTCAATTTATCAGTGGATCTGTGAGCGGGAGGCTGTGCGTGTTTAA